A genomic window from Cryobacterium sp. SO2 includes:
- a CDS encoding sugar ABC transporter permease: MSTPARTSRRSGIRGGEAASGWLFTAPMIILLGMFLVIPVLMALWVSFSDWNGRGSPFSASVSFVGFDNYSALVGGGGLAEQDFGTALRNNAWYVILVVPIQTMLSLFLAVLVNRQILRGRGFFRTAFYFPSVTSSVAITVLWLFLFSASGAVNKLLAFVGVNGPNWFNDPSGVLHNLLGVFGVTTGPAALTGNTFLGISFWEWLAGPSVAMSAFILMAVFTTSGTFMLLFIAALQNLSGDVVEAAMMDGANGWQRFWRVTLPQLRPTLFTVLTLGLIGAWQVFDQIYTGTQGGPGKTTLTPAYLSYQAAFTNQAWGQGAAIAFILFVIIVVFTLFQRFLLAERKVSARRMRLYVQTPTAGGSK, translated from the coding sequence ATGTCGACGCCCGCACGCACGTCTCGCCGCTCCGGAATCCGGGGCGGCGAGGCCGCCTCGGGGTGGCTCTTCACCGCCCCCATGATCATCCTGCTCGGAATGTTCCTGGTCATCCCGGTGCTGATGGCCCTCTGGGTCAGCTTCTCCGACTGGAACGGCCGCGGCAGCCCCTTCTCGGCTTCTGTATCGTTCGTGGGCTTCGACAATTACTCCGCCCTGGTCGGCGGCGGCGGTCTGGCCGAACAGGACTTCGGCACGGCGCTGCGCAACAACGCCTGGTACGTCATCCTGGTGGTGCCGATCCAGACGATGCTGTCGCTGTTCCTGGCGGTGCTGGTCAACCGGCAGATCCTGCGCGGACGCGGTTTCTTCCGCACCGCGTTCTACTTCCCGTCGGTCACCAGCTCCGTGGCCATCACGGTGCTCTGGCTGTTCCTGTTCAGCGCCAGCGGCGCCGTCAACAAGCTGCTCGCGTTCGTCGGGGTGAACGGCCCGAACTGGTTCAATGACCCCAGCGGCGTGCTGCACAACCTCCTCGGCGTGTTCGGCGTCACCACCGGCCCGGCCGCGCTCACCGGCAATACCTTCCTGGGCATCTCCTTCTGGGAATGGCTCGCCGGGCCATCCGTTGCCATGAGCGCGTTCATCCTGATGGCCGTCTTCACCACCAGCGGCACGTTCATGCTGCTGTTCATCGCCGCGCTGCAGAACCTCAGCGGCGACGTCGTGGAGGCGGCCATGATGGACGGCGCCAACGGCTGGCAACGGTTCTGGCGGGTCACCCTCCCCCAGCTGCGGCCCACCCTGTTCACCGTGCTCACCCTCGGCCTGATCGGCGCCTGGCAGGTCTTCGACCAGATCTACACCGGCACCCAGGGCGGGCCGGGCAAGACCACGCTCACCCCCGCCTACCTCTCCTACCAGGCCGCGTTCACCAACCAGGCCTGGGGCCAGGGCGCCGCGATCGCGTTCATCCTGTTCGTGATCATCGTGGTCTTCACCCTGTTCCAACGCTTTCTGCTGGCCGAACGCAAGGTCTCCGCCCGACGGATGCGCCTGTACGTGCAGACCCCGACCGCCGGAGGTTCCAAATGA
- a CDS encoding carbohydrate ABC transporter permease, which produces MSTTVRTRVRSQSPSRRLKSLGREQLPTRAIAGRSLLYAILIVLAIIYIAPFLVQVATSFKTDGDAAANPMALIPETWSTAAYQRLFLNSDFPVWFQNSAIVTVFVTLGRVFFNSLAGYALARLHFRGRNVIFALLIAVMSVPGVVLLIPKFLVINQLGIYDTYVAMIVPLLTDAAGVFIMKNFFESIPASVEEQARIDGAGTFRVFWSIVLPMARPALVTIIILSFQGSWNELSHFIVATQSAELTTLTKGVASLASGQLSQGTQYPLKLAAAAIMTIPVAVMFFIFQKRIMNTTDGAVKE; this is translated from the coding sequence ATGAGCACCACCGTGAGAACCCGTGTGCGCAGCCAGTCCCCGTCCCGGCGGCTCAAGTCGCTCGGCCGGGAGCAGCTGCCCACCCGCGCGATCGCCGGCCGGTCGCTGCTCTACGCCATCCTGATCGTGCTCGCGATCATCTACATCGCCCCGTTCCTGGTGCAGGTTGCCACCTCCTTCAAGACGGATGGCGATGCCGCCGCCAATCCGATGGCGCTGATCCCCGAGACCTGGTCGACGGCCGCCTATCAGCGGCTGTTCCTCAACTCGGACTTCCCGGTCTGGTTCCAGAACTCCGCCATCGTCACGGTCTTCGTCACCCTCGGCCGGGTGTTCTTCAACTCCCTGGCCGGGTACGCCCTGGCCCGGTTGCACTTCCGCGGCCGCAACGTGATCTTCGCGCTGCTCATCGCCGTGATGAGCGTGCCCGGCGTGGTGCTGCTGATCCCCAAGTTCCTGGTGATCAACCAGCTGGGCATCTACGACACCTACGTGGCGATGATCGTGCCGTTGCTCACCGATGCGGCGGGCGTGTTCATCATGAAGAACTTCTTCGAGTCCATCCCCGCCAGCGTCGAGGAGCAGGCCCGCATCGACGGGGCCGGCACCTTCCGGGTGTTCTGGTCGATCGTGTTGCCGATGGCCCGGCCCGCCCTGGTGACCATCATCATCCTGTCGTTCCAGGGCTCCTGGAACGAGTTGTCGCACTTCATTGTGGCCACCCAATCGGCCGAGCTGACCACACTCACCAAGGGTGTCGCGTCGCTGGCCTCCGGGCAGTTGAGCCAGGGCACCCAGTACCCGCTCAAGCTTGCCGCGGCGGCGATCATGACCATCCCGGTCGCGGTGATGTTCTTCATCTTCCAGAAACGCATCATGAACACCACCGACGGGGCAGTCAAGGAGTAA